The following proteins come from a genomic window of Deinococcus arcticus:
- a CDS encoding DUF3883 domain-containing protein: MDKALRTGHAEGVPSHQPWADHELDELVADYFTMLALETQGRPFNKAAHNRTVGAVIQRSKGALEFKRRNISAVLEALGMPWVHGYLPATHFQADLVPAVQRYLHRRAAQVSAIIDTVPKAVDDLRIVEVPARRAAAVPPELQRLVQKFDPLERDLRNRTLGEAGERLVITHERQTLIAAGRDDLAREVEWSSKVHGDGLGYDIRSFTPVGEERQLEVKTTRGSARTPFFMTRNEKRVAENLQRTYRLCRVYAFGRPDQAMFILAPPLSDALHFAPETWRVGFAE; this comes from the coding sequence ATGGACAAGGCCCTGAGAACAGGACATGCTGAGGGCGTGCCAAGCCACCAGCCCTGGGCCGATCATGAACTGGACGAGCTTGTCGCAGACTACTTCACCATGCTGGCCCTGGAGACCCAGGGAAGACCATTCAACAAAGCGGCGCACAACCGGACCGTGGGAGCCGTGATTCAGCGGTCCAAAGGGGCCCTCGAGTTCAAGCGCCGTAACATTTCCGCGGTCCTGGAAGCGCTCGGGATGCCTTGGGTTCACGGGTACCTTCCTGCCACGCACTTCCAAGCGGACCTGGTTCCTGCCGTGCAGCGGTACCTTCACCGCAGAGCCGCACAGGTCAGTGCAATCATCGATACCGTTCCCAAGGCGGTCGACGATCTGCGAATCGTGGAAGTGCCCGCACGCCGGGCCGCAGCCGTCCCACCGGAGCTCCAGCGGCTCGTCCAGAAGTTCGACCCTCTGGAGCGTGACTTGCGCAATCGCACGCTCGGCGAAGCGGGTGAGCGTCTGGTGATTACCCACGAACGCCAGACGCTCATCGCCGCTGGACGAGACGACCTCGCCCGTGAAGTCGAGTGGTCCTCGAAAGTTCATGGGGACGGCCTGGGGTACGACATCCGGTCGTTTACGCCTGTAGGGGAAGAGCGGCAGTTGGAAGTGAAGACCACACGCGGCTCAGCCCGTACACCCTTCTTCATGACCCGGAACGAAAAGCGCGTTGCTGAGAACCTTCAACGCACGTACCGTCTCTGCCGCGTGTACGCGTTCGGGCGCCCGGATCAGGCGATGTTTATCCTTGCGCCTCCGCTCAGTGACGCCCTGCACTTTGCCCCTGAGACCTGGCGCGTCGGCTTCGCCGAGTAA